The genomic DNA ATCATGATGTTGAGTAGTTACTTTTTGCAAGCATTACCGTTTATTTCAATAGCTTTGTCGTTCATTTATATCCAGATGTTACAAATGTAGCTCTGCCTGCATATATAATTTTGCATAACCTGAAATTTCAATCCGTTCATTTTCAAGCAGTTCACAATATAATTTTCCCCCACGTGCAGATGCCTGATCAGCCAGAATATCTTTTTTGCCCAATTTCTCTGCCCAAAGTGGCGCAATCGCGGTATGAATTGAACCAGTAACCGGATCTTCATCAATGCCATTAGCGGGAGCAAAATAACGCGATATACAATCATAAGGCGCAGCAGCCTGAGCAGTAATGGCCAGGTCCAGAACACGCTTGGGTTGGGTTTTCTCGGCTTGATTGAGTGTCCATTGTTTGAATAATTCCAGATTGGGCTTTTCATCCCGTACATCTTGTGGATTTGCATATTCCATAATGTAGGCCTGATGATTTAAATAAACATTTTTAAATGGCTTGCTTAAAATTTGCTTTAAAACTTCA from Acinetobacter sp. CS-2 includes the following:
- a CDS encoding PhzF family phenazine biosynthesis protein, which produces MKMYQVDAFTTELFKGNPAAVIVTEYWLDEVLMQNIALENNLAETAFVKMLDAENYEIRWFTPTTEVNFCGHATLASSFVLFKDYTAAKTLRFHVKELGIFVVSQEADGKIKMNFPIRRAKKVTHYPEVLKQILSKPFKNVYLNHQAYIMEYANPQDVRDEKPNLELFKQWTLNQAEKTQPKRVLDLAITAQAAAPYDCISRYFAPANGIDEDPVTGSIHTAIAPLWAEKLGKKDILADQASARGGKLYCELLENERIEISGYAKLYMQAELHL